The proteins below are encoded in one region of Peribacillus muralis:
- the guaA gene encoding glutamine-hydrolyzing GMP synthase, with the protein MIVVLDFGSQYNQLITRRIREFGVYSELHPHTITVEEIEKMNPTGIIFSGGPNSVYDAAAFGCDERIFEMGLPIFGICYGMQLMTKHFGGKVEPAKNREYGKATLAIQNESKLFSDLPQEQIVWMSHGDLVVETPEGFTVDGTNPSCPISAMSDESRKLYAVQFHPEVRHSVYGNDILKNFVFGVCGCKGDWSMENFIEIEMEKIRQTVGDKKVLCALSGGVDSSVVAVLIHKAIGDQLTCIFVDHGLLRKGEAEGVMETFSEGFNMNVIKVDASERFLSKLAGVSDPEQKRKIIGNEFIYVFDDEATKLEGIDFLAQGTLYTDIIESGTATAQTIKSHHNVGGLPEDMQFKLIEPLNTLFKDEVRALGSEMGIPDEIVWRQPFPGPGLGIRVLGEISDEKLEIVRESDHILREEIKKNGLEREIWQYFTVLPNIRSVGVMGDARTYDYTIGIRAVTSIDGMTSDWARIPWDVLEIISTRIVNEVNHVNRVVYDITSKPPATIEWE; encoded by the coding sequence ATGATCGTAGTACTAGATTTTGGAAGCCAATATAATCAATTGATCACTCGACGTATCCGTGAATTCGGTGTGTACAGTGAGCTTCATCCTCATACAATCACGGTAGAGGAAATCGAGAAAATGAATCCTACCGGAATCATATTCTCAGGAGGCCCGAACAGTGTTTATGATGCTGCCGCGTTTGGCTGTGATGAGCGCATTTTCGAAATGGGTCTGCCGATTTTCGGTATTTGTTATGGCATGCAGCTTATGACCAAACATTTTGGCGGAAAAGTCGAGCCGGCGAAAAACCGTGAATACGGAAAAGCTACACTTGCCATCCAAAATGAATCTAAGCTATTCAGTGACCTGCCGCAAGAGCAAATCGTCTGGATGAGCCATGGCGACTTAGTGGTGGAGACACCTGAAGGCTTCACCGTCGATGGAACCAACCCATCATGCCCGATTTCTGCTATGAGTGACGAGTCACGTAAATTATACGCGGTGCAATTCCATCCGGAAGTCCGCCATTCGGTATACGGAAACGATATTTTGAAAAATTTCGTATTTGGCGTTTGCGGCTGTAAAGGCGACTGGTCCATGGAGAACTTTATAGAAATAGAGATGGAGAAAATCCGTCAAACGGTCGGAGATAAAAAGGTATTATGCGCTTTAAGCGGCGGTGTCGATTCTTCCGTTGTTGCCGTATTGATCCATAAAGCGATTGGCGATCAGCTGACATGTATATTCGTTGATCATGGACTGCTTCGTAAAGGTGAAGCTGAAGGCGTAATGGAAACATTCAGTGAAGGCTTCAACATGAACGTGATCAAGGTCGATGCATCTGAGCGTTTCCTATCGAAACTAGCTGGCGTATCCGATCCGGAGCAAAAACGGAAAATCATCGGTAACGAGTTCATCTACGTATTCGATGACGAAGCAACGAAGCTTGAAGGCATCGATTTCCTTGCACAAGGAACGCTATACACGGACATTATTGAAAGTGGTACGGCCACTGCGCAAACAATTAAATCGCATCACAATGTTGGCGGCCTGCCGGAAGATATGCAATTTAAATTGATTGAGCCTTTGAATACGCTATTCAAGGATGAAGTGCGTGCACTTGGAAGTGAAATGGGCATTCCGGATGAAATCGTATGGCGTCAACCATTCCCAGGTCCAGGTTTAGGTATTCGTGTATTGGGTGAAATCTCTGATGAAAAACTTGAAATCGTTCGTGAATCTGACCATATCTTGCGCGAAGAAATTAAGAAGAATGGTTTGGAACGAGAAATTTGGCAATATTTCACGGTGCTGCCTAACATCCGCAGTGTCGGGGTCATGGGAGATGCCCGTACGTACGACTACACCATTGGCATCCGTGCGGTTACATCGATTGACGGGATGACTTCGGATTGGGCACGTATTCCATGGGATGTACTTGAAATCATCTCAACGAGAATCGTGAATGAAGTGAACCACGTAAACCGCGTCGTGTATGACATTACATCCAAGCCACCTGCAACGATCGAGTGGGAATAG
- the glcT gene encoding glucose PTS transporter transcription antiterminator GlcT: MSGFIVEKVLNNNVVIATHPSYGEVVSIGKGIGFNRKKGEELSPQLFDKTFVLKDVKEQESYKKLLPQIDQNLQAAIIESIHLIDDRVSGKLNEHIHVGLTDHLLFALQRVSQGMTIKNPFLKETITLYPFEHDIAVDVIDLIQDKTGIGLPQGEIGFITLHIHSAIANKDLSEVNQHSQLIYHLIKVVEEQLDVQINKESIDYSRLVRHLRFMIERVLAGEKVDEPEKIALLLKEEYPLCYNISWKLIKIMQKKLGKPVCDAEAVYLTMHIQRLQKKIK; encoded by the coding sequence ATGAGCGGTTTTATCGTTGAAAAGGTATTGAACAATAACGTGGTGATTGCCACGCACCCGTCGTACGGTGAAGTGGTCTCCATTGGAAAGGGCATAGGCTTCAACCGAAAGAAAGGCGAGGAGTTAAGTCCGCAACTTTTTGATAAAACGTTTGTTCTAAAAGATGTCAAGGAGCAGGAAAGTTACAAAAAACTTTTGCCGCAGATCGACCAAAATCTACAAGCTGCCATAATAGAATCCATTCATCTTATTGATGATCGAGTGTCAGGGAAACTCAATGAACATATACATGTCGGATTAACCGATCATTTGTTGTTCGCCCTTCAGCGTGTTTCGCAAGGAATGACTATCAAAAACCCATTTCTGAAAGAAACGATTACCCTCTATCCTTTTGAACATGATATCGCCGTCGATGTCATCGATTTAATTCAAGACAAGACAGGGATTGGCCTGCCGCAAGGGGAAATCGGTTTCATAACGCTTCACATTCATAGTGCAATAGCCAACAAGGACTTATCGGAAGTCAATCAGCATTCGCAATTGATCTACCATCTCATAAAAGTTGTTGAAGAACAGTTGGACGTACAAATAAATAAGGAAAGCATCGATTATTCCCGCTTGGTCCGTCACTTAAGATTCATGATAGAAAGGGTCCTGGCCGGGGAAAAAGTAGATGAACCAGAAAAAATCGCTTTGCTATTGAAAGAAGAATATCCTTTGTGCTACAATATCTCATGGAAGCTAATAAAAATTATGCAAAAGAAATTAGGTAAGCCGGTTTGTGATGCGGAAGCTGTCTATTTAACGATGCATATTCAACGATTACAAAAGAAAATAAAATAA
- the ptsG gene encoding glucose-specific PTS transporter subunit IIBC, which translates to MFKKLFGVLQKIGKALMLPVAILPAAGILLAFGNALQNETLLDIAPFLASGGVEMVASVMENAGNIIFGNLPLLFAVGVAIGLAGGDGVAGLAAIIGFLIMNVTMGTVLGIDAVDIKNNGAMYTNVLGIPTLGTGVFGGIIVGVMAAFMYNKFYEIELPPYLGFFAGKRFVPIATAVSAVVLGLLMILVWPTIQSGLNAFSENMLGANLTLGAFIFGVVERALIPFGLHHIFYSPFWYEFGSYVNSAGVEVKGDQRIFMEQIKDGVQNLTAGTFMTGKYPFMMFGLPAAALAIYHEARPERKKIVGGLMASAALTSFLTGITEPLEFAFLFVAPVLFGIHCVFAGLSFMTMHLLDVKIGMTFSGGLIDYVLFGLINPQTNAWIVIPVGLVFALIYYFGFRFAIRKFNLKTPGREVEEEEDAETSGSASTAGSLPGDILDAMGGKENISHLDACITRLRVSVNDIGSVDKNRLKKLGAAGVLEVGNNIQAIFGPRSETIKGQMKDIMDGKRPRKVEASQEKGVENQIEDIIPKPLRTEGVTDHFVSPIKGELKPITEVPDAVFAEKMMGDGFAILPLEGLVVSPVDGTIVNLFPTKHAIGIVSDAGREILIHVGIDTVKLEGKGFEALVSQGDKVKSGQPLLKVDLEYVKNNAASIITPIVFTNLSEGESVKIEKAGKVDREEANVISIE; encoded by the coding sequence ATGTTTAAGAAGTTGTTTGGTGTGTTGCAAAAGATTGGTAAAGCTTTGATGCTACCTGTAGCCATTCTACCAGCGGCCGGAATCTTGCTTGCGTTTGGTAATGCGCTGCAAAACGAGACTTTGTTGGATATCGCCCCGTTCTTAGCGAGTGGCGGAGTTGAAATGGTTGCATCCGTCATGGAGAATGCCGGGAATATTATTTTTGGCAATCTTCCCTTGCTGTTTGCTGTTGGGGTCGCGATTGGGTTAGCTGGCGGAGATGGAGTTGCCGGACTTGCTGCTATTATAGGATTTTTGATCATGAATGTAACGATGGGGACAGTGCTTGGAATTGATGCTGTCGACATTAAGAACAATGGTGCGATGTATACGAATGTTCTTGGAATCCCAACATTGGGAACAGGTGTCTTTGGCGGTATCATTGTCGGTGTCATGGCTGCTTTTATGTATAATAAATTTTATGAAATTGAACTGCCTCCATATTTAGGATTCTTTGCGGGTAAACGGTTTGTACCGATTGCAACAGCTGTAAGTGCAGTTGTTCTTGGGCTGTTGATGATATTGGTTTGGCCGACTATACAGTCCGGTTTAAATGCCTTCTCTGAAAATATGTTAGGTGCCAACCTAACGCTTGGAGCATTTATATTCGGGGTAGTGGAACGTGCTTTAATCCCGTTTGGTTTGCATCATATCTTCTATTCTCCGTTTTGGTATGAATTTGGAAGCTATGTCAATTCAGCTGGTGTTGAGGTTAAAGGTGACCAACGTATTTTCATGGAACAAATCAAAGATGGTGTACAAAATCTAACGGCAGGTACCTTCATGACTGGTAAATATCCATTCATGATGTTCGGTTTACCAGCTGCGGCTTTAGCCATTTATCACGAGGCCAGACCGGAACGTAAGAAAATCGTCGGCGGATTGATGGCCTCTGCAGCACTTACGTCGTTCTTGACGGGGATTACGGAACCACTTGAATTTGCATTCTTATTTGTTGCGCCGGTACTTTTCGGTATCCACTGTGTATTTGCGGGTCTTTCTTTCATGACGATGCATTTACTTGATGTAAAAATCGGGATGACATTCTCGGGTGGATTGATTGACTATGTCTTGTTCGGTTTGATCAATCCGCAAACGAATGCATGGATTGTCATTCCAGTCGGTTTAGTTTTTGCGCTTATCTACTACTTCGGATTCAGGTTTGCCATCCGGAAATTCAACTTGAAAACTCCGGGACGTGAAGTGGAAGAAGAAGAGGACGCTGAAACTTCAGGATCTGCAAGTACAGCTGGAAGTCTGCCTGGTGATATCCTTGATGCCATGGGCGGAAAAGAAAATATCTCTCATTTAGACGCGTGTATCACTCGTCTTCGTGTATCTGTGAATGATATCGGCAGCGTCGATAAAAACAGGTTAAAGAAACTCGGAGCTGCTGGGGTTTTGGAAGTGGGCAATAATATCCAAGCTATCTTCGGACCGCGTTCGGAAACGATCAAGGGACAAATGAAAGATATCATGGATGGAAAAAGACCTCGTAAGGTTGAGGCCTCTCAAGAAAAAGGCGTCGAAAACCAAATCGAGGATATCATTCCGAAGCCGTTACGGACTGAAGGGGTAACTGATCACTTCGTTTCACCTATAAAAGGGGAATTGAAGCCGATTACGGAAGTGCCTGATGCAGTTTTTGCAGAGAAAATGATGGGGGATGGATTTGCCATCCTGCCACTTGAAGGGCTGGTTGTTTCCCCCGTGGATGGCACGATCGTTAATCTGTTCCCGACCAAGCATGCAATAGGCATCGTCTCCGATGCGGGACGTGAAATCTTGATTCATGTCGGAATCGATACGGTTAAGTTGGAAGGCAAAGGCTTTGAGGCGCTTGTCTCCCAAGGTGATAAGGTGAAAAGCGGGCAGCCGTTGCTTAAAGTTGATTTGGAGTATGTTAAAAATAATGCTGCTTCCATCATCACGCCAATCGTCTTTACGAATCTTTCCGAGGGGGAAAGCGTGAAGATTGAAAAGGCGGGTAAAGTAGATAGGGAAGAAGCGAACGTTATTTCCATTGAATAA
- the aroD gene encoding type I 3-dehydroquinate dehydratase, translating into MQNITIKDVTIGEGAPKIIVPLMGTTREELLIEVETVNALAPDIIEWRADVYDQVENLEDVSEMITELKRALPSTLLLFTFRSHKEGGNKEITDDLYFSLLHTAIITKAIDLVDVELFFEESAVKETVKIAEENGVYVIMCNHDFDKTPDKEEIIYRLRKMQELGAHIPKIAVMPQGVEDLLVLLDATHTMRTKYADRPFITMSMSGTGLVSRLAGAVFGSACTFGAGKEASAPGQIPVSQLRSVLEIIDQNI; encoded by the coding sequence ATGCAAAACATCACCATCAAGGACGTAACGATTGGCGAAGGGGCACCTAAGATCATCGTTCCACTAATGGGGACAACGAGGGAAGAGCTGCTTATAGAAGTAGAAACGGTAAATGCATTAGCGCCGGATATCATAGAATGGCGAGCGGATGTTTATGATCAGGTTGAAAACTTAGAGGACGTTTCCGAAATGATTACTGAACTTAAGCGTGCTTTGCCAAGTACCCTGCTTCTTTTCACTTTCAGAAGCCATAAAGAAGGCGGAAACAAGGAAATCACTGATGATCTTTATTTTAGCCTGCTTCATACAGCCATCATAACAAAGGCTATCGACCTCGTTGACGTAGAGTTATTTTTTGAGGAATCTGCAGTAAAAGAGACAGTGAAGATAGCAGAAGAAAATGGAGTCTACGTAATTATGTGTAACCATGACTTCGATAAAACACCGGATAAGGAAGAAATCATTTACCGCTTGCGTAAAATGCAGGAACTTGGAGCTCATATTCCAAAAATTGCAGTAATGCCTCAAGGCGTTGAAGATTTACTCGTTTTATTGGATGCAACCCATACGATGAGAACAAAATATGCGGACAGGCCGTTCATTACGATGTCTATGTCAGGTACAGGTCTTGTCAGTCGATTGGCTGGTGCGGTGTTTGGTTCTGCATGTACATTTGGTGCTGGAAAAGAAGCGTCTGCACCTGGACAAATTCCAGTGAGTCAATTAAGAAGTGTATTGGAAATCATCGATCAAAATATTTAA
- a CDS encoding MFS transporter: protein MKNQYYKAASGLYINYFLLGMVNIILASNMSSLTEQWNTDSTGISYLIAAIGIGRLLTYGLSGVLSDKFGRKPLIIVSSILMGVFLLGIPFSSTYEMAFAFALLAGVSNSAMDAGTYPALTEMFPKSAGSASVMVKAFGSLGATILPFIILFLSNNNLFYGFAFLIPAAIYFINMFVIISASFPKSKSDTASSEGDFQMSRFISEPEFWGEGLALIIIGFTSTALFTVSQIWLPSYGYEVAGMSHAGSIKLLSYYSVGSLISVLLLSILLNKWVKPVWVILLYPMITLLTVIIILKVHTPIVLIITSFFLGASTAGIFQLSIAIMTELFWRRKGTVTGIVATASSLASVILPIATGLIAKGGDISHIFFFDCFIATLGILAAAFVNYRYRKLTRHEMTRNHV, encoded by the coding sequence ATGAAAAATCAGTATTATAAAGCGGCATCAGGCTTATATATTAACTACTTTCTACTTGGGATGGTCAATATAATCCTAGCCTCGAACATGTCCTCATTGACCGAACAATGGAATACGGATTCTACTGGCATCAGTTATCTCATTGCTGCAATAGGTATTGGGAGATTACTTACGTATGGGCTCTCGGGAGTGCTGTCAGACAAATTCGGCAGGAAGCCATTAATCATTGTCTCTTCAATCTTAATGGGAGTTTTTTTGCTTGGTATTCCATTTTCATCCACATATGAAATGGCGTTTGCATTTGCGTTACTAGCGGGTGTCTCCAACTCAGCCATGGATGCAGGCACTTATCCGGCATTAACGGAAATGTTTCCTAAATCGGCTGGTTCAGCCAGTGTCATGGTAAAGGCATTTGGCTCACTTGGTGCAACCATCCTACCGTTCATCATCTTATTTCTTTCCAACAATAACTTATTTTATGGCTTTGCCTTTTTAATTCCTGCTGCCATCTATTTCATTAATATGTTTGTTATAATTTCCGCTTCATTTCCGAAAAGCAAATCCGATACTGCTAGCAGTGAAGGAGATTTTCAAATGAGCCGCTTCATCTCCGAGCCTGAATTTTGGGGTGAAGGGCTGGCGCTGATCATAATTGGATTTACATCGACTGCACTATTTACGGTTTCACAAATCTGGTTACCGAGCTACGGTTACGAAGTCGCAGGGATGTCCCATGCAGGGTCGATTAAATTATTGAGCTATTATAGTGTCGGGTCACTCATTTCAGTCTTGTTATTGTCCATTTTATTAAACAAATGGGTCAAACCAGTGTGGGTGATCTTACTTTACCCAATGATTACGTTACTTACAGTCATCATTATCTTAAAAGTCCATACACCCATCGTCCTAATAATCACTTCCTTTTTCCTGGGCGCCTCAACAGCTGGGATATTTCAATTAAGCATTGCCATCATGACTGAACTTTTCTGGAGGAGAAAAGGAACCGTAACAGGGATCGTTGCGACGGCCTCCAGTTTGGCAAGTGTCATTTTGCCAATTGCAACAGGGCTAATTGCCAAGGGCGGGGATATATCGCATATATTTTTCTTCGATTGCTTTATTGCAACTCTGGGCATTCTGGCTGCAGCATTTGTTAATTATCGATATAGAAAATTGACACGGCATGAGATGACCAGGAACCATGTGTAA
- a CDS encoding MFS transporter has product MKNPFIKMATGLYISYFILGMINVIIGSNMENLSEQLNTSASSISYLVSAIGIGKLVSLFFAGRLSDKLGRKPFVVAASFIYLIFLVGIPLAPNYTLAFIFAICAGMANSFLDAGTYPALIEAFQKKAGSATVLIKAFVSVGAALLPFIMAFFIARDMFYGYTFFLMAAVYLVNGFFLLKVSFPNHKAPINNKNDEQVATVQYQFLSKPKFAQEGVAVVLLGFTSTALFMLVQVWLPNFGQEVLGLTQAKAVQLLSYYSIGSLVSVILLAVLLNKVIKPITVMIIYPIIAALSLLSLIYIEQPLMTVLSTFFIGLSTAGVFQLAMTIITEFFPAKKGTITSYVNIAASSAFIIIPFVTGIISKSAGLTAVFLFDVAIAVISFLLAVFVAYRYKKVIKVSSN; this is encoded by the coding sequence ATGAAAAATCCATTTATAAAAATGGCAACAGGTTTATATATTAGCTATTTTATTTTGGGGATGATCAATGTCATCATCGGATCGAATATGGAGAACTTATCGGAGCAATTGAATACAAGTGCTTCAAGTATTAGTTACTTGGTCTCTGCTATAGGAATCGGTAAGTTGGTTTCATTATTTTTTGCTGGTAGACTGTCGGATAAATTAGGAAGGAAGCCATTTGTCGTTGCAGCATCTTTTATCTACCTAATCTTCCTCGTGGGCATTCCTTTGGCTCCTAACTATACGTTGGCATTCATATTCGCCATATGTGCTGGTATGGCAAACTCATTTTTAGATGCAGGTACGTATCCTGCACTTATCGAAGCGTTTCAAAAGAAAGCGGGATCCGCTACTGTTTTAATAAAAGCGTTCGTTTCCGTCGGGGCGGCCTTGCTTCCATTCATCATGGCATTCTTCATCGCCAGAGATATGTTTTATGGATATACATTTTTCTTAATGGCTGCTGTATATCTCGTTAATGGATTTTTCTTGCTTAAGGTTTCATTCCCGAACCATAAAGCACCGATTAATAACAAAAATGATGAGCAAGTTGCAACGGTTCAATACCAGTTCCTTTCAAAACCTAAGTTCGCTCAGGAAGGGGTGGCGGTCGTCCTTTTAGGATTCACTTCAACAGCTTTATTCATGCTTGTTCAAGTTTGGCTGCCGAATTTTGGACAAGAGGTATTGGGGCTAACCCAGGCCAAGGCTGTTCAATTGCTCAGTTACTATAGCATTGGCTCCCTTGTTTCCGTCATTTTACTGGCAGTACTATTAAATAAGGTAATAAAACCAATTACCGTCATGATCATTTATCCAATCATAGCTGCATTATCTTTATTATCTCTCATTTACATCGAGCAGCCATTGATGACTGTTTTGAGCACTTTCTTCATCGGACTTTCAACTGCAGGAGTGTTCCAGCTAGCCATGACAATAATTACTGAATTCTTCCCAGCAAAAAAGGGGACGATTACTTCATATGTAAACATCGCGGCAAGTTCTGCTTTTATTATCATTCCTTTCGTTACAGGGATCATTTCCAAGAGCGCGGGTTTAACTGCAGTCTTCTTATTCGACGTTGCGATTGCGGTAATTAGCTTTCTATTGGCCGTATTTGTAGCTTATCGATATAAAAAAGTAATTAAGGTTTCGTCCAATTAA
- a CDS encoding NCS2 family permease has protein sequence MKNYFRFNELGTNYRREILGGLTTFLSMAYILVVNPVMLTLQSIEDYPDELRMDYGAVFAATALAAAIGSILMGLIARYPISLAPGMGLNAFFAFTVVLGFGIPWQTALSGVLISGIIFVLLSLSGIREKIINAIPVELKYAVGAGIGLFITFVGFQNAGIITNDDSVLVGLGDLTSGNTLLAVFGIVVTVILMTRGVKSGVFIGMVITAIAGMIFGQVPVPEKIIGAVPSIAPTFGVAFDAFGNPGDLFTGQMLIVILTFLFVAFFDTAGTLVAVAQQAGLMKDNVLPRVGKGLLADSLSIVSGAILGTSTTTSYVESTSGVAAGARSGFAAVVTGLLFILSLFFFPLLSVVTSAVTAPALVIVGVLMASSLKNIDWHKFEVAVPAFFTVIMMPMTYSIATGIACGFIFYPITMSMKGRAKEVHPIMWGLGVVFLLYFIFLK, from the coding sequence ATGAAGAATTATTTCCGCTTTAATGAACTGGGAACGAATTATCGCCGTGAAATACTTGGCGGTCTAACGACGTTCCTTTCTATGGCATATATCCTGGTCGTTAACCCTGTGATGCTGACTTTGCAAAGCATCGAGGACTATCCAGATGAATTGAGAATGGATTACGGAGCCGTTTTTGCAGCGACCGCCTTGGCAGCCGCAATCGGCTCGATATTGATGGGACTCATAGCCAGGTATCCAATCTCGCTTGCACCAGGGATGGGATTGAATGCTTTCTTTGCTTTTACCGTTGTGCTTGGTTTTGGAATTCCTTGGCAGACAGCTTTATCGGGAGTATTGATTTCAGGTATTATCTTCGTTTTGCTTTCCCTATCGGGAATACGTGAGAAAATCATTAATGCAATTCCAGTCGAGTTGAAATACGCAGTTGGTGCCGGTATCGGTTTATTCATTACTTTTGTAGGATTTCAAAATGCTGGAATCATCACGAATGATGACAGCGTTCTTGTCGGACTGGGCGACTTGACATCAGGAAACACTTTATTGGCTGTGTTTGGGATTGTCGTAACCGTCATTTTAATGACGAGAGGCGTCAAAAGCGGTGTGTTCATCGGAATGGTCATAACAGCCATTGCAGGAATGATCTTTGGTCAAGTGCCAGTTCCGGAGAAAATCATCGGGGCTGTCCCAAGTATAGCACCAACATTCGGAGTTGCATTTGATGCCTTCGGAAATCCTGGTGACCTCTTCACTGGACAAATGTTAATCGTGATTTTGACCTTCTTGTTCGTTGCTTTCTTCGACACGGCTGGTACGTTAGTGGCTGTAGCGCAACAAGCAGGTCTTATGAAAGATAATGTTCTTCCGAGAGTGGGAAAAGGACTGCTGGCTGATTCATTGTCCATCGTTTCAGGAGCCATCCTTGGTACATCTACAACTACATCATATGTTGAGTCAACATCCGGTGTAGCGGCTGGTGCTCGAAGTGGATTTGCGGCTGTGGTAACAGGTTTGCTGTTCATCCTATCGCTTTTCTTCTTCCCGCTTCTTTCGGTCGTTACATCTGCGGTGACCGCTCCGGCATTGGTCATAGTCGGTGTGCTGATGGCATCATCACTTAAAAATATTGACTGGCACAAGTTCGAAGTTGCCGTACCAGCCTTCTTTACCGTTATCATGATGCCGATGACCTATTCCATTGCCACGGGGATAGCTTGCGGATTCATCTTCTATCCGATCACGATGTCGATGAAGGGAAGAGCAAAAGAAGTTCACCCAATCATGTGGGGCCTTGGGGTCGTCTTCCTTCTATATTTTATATTTTTGAAGTAA
- a CDS encoding quinate/shikimate dehydrogenase (YdiB; quinate/shikimate dehydrogenase from Escherichia coli uses both NAD and NAD(P) to convert quinate and shikimate to 3-dehydroquinate and 3-dehydroshikimate) — protein sequence MENLARINGKTELVGLLATPIGHSLSPAMHNMAFDKLGLNCAYLAFEVGNEKLEDAVKGMRALNVKGFNVSMPNKMKILPYLDELADSAKFSGAVNTVVNIDGKFVGHSTDGMGYTRNLKEHGIDIKGKKMTLIGSGGAATPIAIQSALEGIAEISIFARDDAFFPQAEENVRIINEDMKHLNVKANVYPLENVERLRAEILTSDILANGTGVGMKPLEGLSVIQDESMLRPDLIVTDVVYIPRKSKLMEQAEAAGATAINGLGMMLWQGALAFELWTGQQMPVDYIKEQLFAE from the coding sequence ATGGAAAATTTAGCACGCATCAATGGGAAAACGGAATTAGTCGGTTTACTGGCAACACCTATCGGACATTCTTTATCACCCGCCATGCATAATATGGCTTTCGATAAATTGGGATTGAATTGCGCCTATTTAGCTTTTGAAGTAGGAAATGAAAAACTTGAAGATGCTGTGAAAGGAATGCGCGCATTAAATGTAAAAGGGTTTAACGTATCCATGCCGAATAAAATGAAAATCCTTCCTTACCTCGATGAATTGGCAGATAGCGCCAAATTCTCAGGAGCCGTTAATACGGTTGTCAATATCGATGGGAAATTCGTCGGTCACAGTACGGATGGAATGGGCTATACACGGAACCTGAAAGAACATGGTATTGATATTAAAGGAAAGAAAATGACGCTTATTGGTTCTGGCGGGGCAGCCACACCTATCGCTATTCAATCAGCATTGGAAGGAATTGCTGAAATCAGTATTTTTGCACGTGATGATGCTTTCTTCCCGCAAGCGGAGGAGAATGTACGAATCATCAATGAAGATATGAAGCATTTAAACGTGAAAGCTAACGTATACCCTCTAGAAAATGTTGAACGATTAAGAGCTGAAATATTAACTAGTGATATTTTGGCAAATGGTACAGGCGTTGGAATGAAGCCGCTTGAAGGGTTAAGCGTCATTCAAGACGAGTCAATGTTACGCCCTGATTTAATCGTAACCGACGTTGTTTACATTCCGCGCAAGTCCAAACTGATGGAACAAGCCGAAGCTGCTGGCGCTACTGCCATTAATGGTCTTGGAATGATGCTTTGGCAGGGTGCATTGGCCTTTGAATTATGGACTGGCCAACAGATGCCCGTCGATTATATTAAAGAGCAACTGTTTGCAGAATAA